The following is a genomic window from Thioclava electrotropha.
CTGCGCGCTCGAGCACCGAGCAATCGCGTTGCAGCGACGGCGCCTCCGAGCGGCCCTGCGCATAGGACAGAACGCCCACTTCCTCGCCGCGATAGGGTGCGCTGCGCGACACCTCAAAGGGCTGAAGCTGCGGCAGGCGGATCGGCTGGGCGAGCTTGATCAGCGCCAGATCGAATTCCGAACGTTTCACGCCCACCGGCCCGCCATAGTGATAGGAGGGATGCAGCACCGCGCGCGACACCTTGCGATAGGCCTCGGCACGACCGTTGCGCCAGCCCGCGCGAAACTCGATCTCGCGCGCATCGATCAGCGCGCCGCTGCGCTTGTCATAGAGGCAATGCCCTGCCGTCAACACCAGATCGGGCGCGATCAGCGTGCCGGTGCAAAAGCTGCCATGGCCCAGATCGAGCCGCCCCACCGCCTGCCAGCCGCGCGTGTCGTCGCCGGTCTCCAGTGCGCGCAAGGGCGTGGCCTGGGTGATCGTCTCGGCCCGCGCCAGTACAGGCAGAGCGGTCAGACAGGCAAGAGCGAGAGCAAGAAGGCGCATCGGGGCTCCGAAGATTGCGGGCGATTTGCCGTTCTTAGCGCCCCGATGCGGCCAGATTGTGGCGTGGATCAGGCCTGTGCAAGCGCCGGCGGCTTCGGCCCGCCCGTGGCCCAGTCCAAAAGTTCGACAGTGTGGACTACGGGCACCTCGGTGCCACCGCCGATCTGCACCATGCAGCCGATATTGCCCGCCGCGATCACCTCGGGCTGCTTCGCCTCGAGCGTCGCCACCTTGCGCTTCTTCAGCTCGTCGGAAATCTCGGGCTGCAGCAGGTTATAGGTGCCCGCCGAGCCGCAGCACAGATGGCTGTCGGCAGGCTCGACCACCTCGAAGCCTGCACGTTTCAGCAAGTCCTTCGGCGCGGATTTAATCTGCTGGCCATGCTGCA
Proteins encoded in this region:
- a CDS encoding trypsin-like serine peptidase, with translation MRLLALALACLTALPVLARAETITQATPLRALETGDDTRGWQAVGRLDLGHGSFCTGTLIAPDLVLTAGHCLYDKRSGALIDAREIEFRAGWRNGRAEAYRKVSRAVLHPSYHYGGPVGVKRSEFDLALIKLAQPIRLPQLQPFEVSRSAPYRGEEVGVLSYAQGRSEAPSLQRDCSVLERAGATVVMSCSADFGASGSPVFSFANGRPEIVSVVSAKAEMGARPVSIGALASGVAELRQAIESRDNVATTREIRAGGAKFIKAK